In Xanthomonas sp. SI, the following are encoded in one genomic region:
- a CDS encoding YraN family protein, with amino-acid sequence MGVDRRQRGNDVEAAARAELERAGLQLIAANVRYRGGELDLVMQQANCLVFVEVRYRRNDAFGGGAASVDLRKRRRLVLAAQLFLAAHPHYANWPCRFDVVEAKGEPPRLTWLRDAFRADDC; translated from the coding sequence ATGGGCGTTGACCGCCGGCAACGCGGCAACGACGTGGAAGCGGCGGCGCGCGCCGAACTGGAGCGCGCCGGGCTGCAGCTGATCGCCGCGAACGTGCGCTACCGCGGCGGCGAACTGGACCTGGTGATGCAGCAGGCGAACTGCCTGGTGTTCGTCGAGGTGCGCTACCGGCGCAACGACGCATTCGGCGGCGGCGCCGCCTCGGTCGACCTGCGCAAGCGCCGCCGGCTGGTGTTGGCGGCGCAATTGTTCCTGGCCGCGCATCCGCACTACGCGAACTGGCCGTGCCGTTTCGACGTGGTCGAGGCCAAAGGCGAACCGCCACGGCTGACCTGGCTGCGCGACGCGTTCCGCGCCGACGACTGCTGA
- a CDS encoding metal-dependent hydrolase — translation MPSIFTHAAIPLALWAAADRGRISTRLLGAGIVASMLPDLDVVAFALHIPYADAFGHRGASHSLLFAAVLGVLGALQAATWMFVCTVSHPLLDALTSGGLGVALAWPWSEQRWFAPWRPIRVSPFANGFFGARGMATLLSELRWVWLPLAMAVGTWKLLQPPPSSASRSQP, via the coding sequence ATGCCGAGCATCTTCACCCACGCCGCGATCCCGCTGGCGCTGTGGGCCGCCGCCGATCGCGGACGCATTTCCACGCGCCTGCTCGGCGCCGGCATCGTCGCATCGATGCTGCCCGATCTGGACGTGGTCGCGTTCGCCCTGCACATCCCCTACGCCGATGCGTTCGGCCATCGCGGCGCCAGCCATTCGCTGCTGTTCGCCGCGGTGCTGGGCGTGCTCGGTGCGCTGCAGGCGGCGACCTGGATGTTCGTCTGCACGGTCTCGCATCCGCTGCTCGATGCGCTGACCTCCGGCGGCCTCGGCGTCGCGCTGGCGTGGCCGTGGAGCGAGCAGCGCTGGTTCGCGCCGTGGCGGCCGATCCGCGTCTCGCCGTTCGCCAACGGCTTCTTCGGCGCGCGCGGCATGGCCACGCTGTTGTCCGAATTGCGCTGGGTGTGGCTGCCGCTGGCAATGGCGGTCGGCACCTGGAAACTGCTGCAACCGCCGCCCTCCTCCGCTTCGCGATCCCAGCCATGA
- a CDS encoding FAD-linked oxidase C-terminal domain-containing protein, with translation MTTPLPAALTDTLAALLGADGWRTDDASRRSYGEDDSRRWALADAVALPQTREQVQAIVRACREHRVPIVARGAGTGTAGAAVPFDGGVVLSFARMNRIVQLRPQDRCAVVEPGVLNGELQQALAPHGLFWPPDPSSADICSVGGNLSTNAGGPRTVKYGATRDNVLGVVAVTGAGELIRCGGAYTKDATGYDLTHLLVGSEGTLALIVEATLKLSPRPLAQAGLRAFYRDAGSAAAAVSRLMAQPTTPAMLEFMDRSAIALLRRNGSDVPEADAMLLIEADGDHDTLPYALQALGAAAEGDGLLSLDVATDGAARDRLWAARRALSPALRTIKPGKINEDVVVPVSRIPELVAGVEALAAEFELPIVAFGHAGNGNLHVNIMYAPDDASETARAHAALPRLFALVLALEGTLSGEHGIGVAKRDYMAQAFDAATLDAMRAVKRALDPDGILNPGKVLPDA, from the coding sequence ATGACCACGCCGTTGCCTGCCGCCCTGACCGACACCCTCGCCGCACTGCTCGGCGCCGACGGCTGGCGCACCGACGACGCCAGCCGCCGCAGCTACGGCGAGGACGATTCGCGGCGCTGGGCGCTGGCCGACGCGGTGGCGCTGCCGCAGACCCGCGAACAGGTGCAGGCGATCGTGCGCGCCTGTCGCGAACACCGCGTGCCGATCGTCGCGCGCGGTGCTGGCACCGGCACTGCCGGCGCCGCGGTGCCGTTCGACGGCGGCGTGGTGCTGTCGTTCGCGCGCATGAATCGCATCGTGCAACTGCGCCCGCAGGACCGCTGCGCGGTGGTCGAGCCGGGCGTGCTCAACGGCGAGCTGCAACAGGCACTGGCGCCGCACGGCCTGTTCTGGCCGCCGGACCCGTCCAGCGCCGACATCTGTAGCGTCGGCGGCAACCTGTCGACCAACGCCGGCGGCCCGCGCACGGTGAAGTACGGCGCCACCCGCGACAACGTGCTCGGCGTGGTCGCGGTGACCGGCGCCGGCGAACTGATCCGCTGCGGCGGCGCCTACACCAAGGACGCCACCGGCTACGACCTGACCCACCTGCTGGTCGGCAGCGAAGGCACCCTGGCGCTAATCGTGGAAGCCACGCTGAAACTGTCGCCGCGGCCGCTGGCGCAGGCCGGGCTGCGCGCGTTCTACCGCGATGCCGGCAGCGCCGCGGCGGCGGTGTCGCGACTGATGGCGCAGCCGACCACACCGGCGATGCTGGAATTCATGGACCGCAGCGCGATCGCGCTGCTGCGCCGCAACGGCAGCGACGTGCCCGAGGCCGACGCGATGCTGTTGATCGAGGCCGACGGCGACCACGACACCCTACCCTATGCGCTGCAGGCGCTGGGCGCGGCGGCCGAGGGCGACGGCCTGCTGTCGCTGGACGTGGCCACCGACGGCGCCGCGCGCGACCGGCTGTGGGCCGCGCGCCGCGCGCTGTCGCCGGCGCTGCGCACGATCAAGCCGGGCAAGATCAACGAAGACGTGGTGGTGCCGGTGTCGCGCATCCCCGAACTGGTGGCCGGGGTAGAAGCGCTGGCGGCGGAATTCGAGCTGCCGATCGTCGCCTTCGGCCATGCCGGCAACGGCAACCTGCACGTCAACATCATGTACGCGCCCGACGATGCCAGCGAGACCGCGCGTGCGCACGCCGCACTGCCACGCCTGTTCGCGCTGGTGCTGGCGCTGGAAGGCACGCTGTCGGGCGAACACGGCATCGGCGTGGCCAAGCGCGACTACATGGCCCAGGCCTTCGACGCGGCCACCCTGGACGCGATGCGCGCAGTGAAGCGCGCACTGGACCCGGACGGCATCCTCAATCCGGGCAAGGTGTTGCCGGATGCGTGA
- a CDS encoding response regulator produces MPTESHADPIPPPRVLVIDDEPQIRRFLDISLRAQGYRVLQAATGGDGLAQLAAHGAELVVLDVGLPDQDGHSVLRELRQWSAVPVIMLTVRAGEAEKVQALDAGANDYVTKPFGVQELMARIRVLLRIQPAAGEAEPVFDDGHLHIHLGLREVRLDGEPLPLSRKEYALLALLLRHSGRVLTQPQLLREVWGPTHQEDTHYLRILVGKLRQKLGDSAVAPRYIATEPGVGLRFIGVSERSA; encoded by the coding sequence ATGCCGACTGAGTCCCACGCCGATCCGATTCCGCCGCCGCGCGTGCTGGTCATCGACGACGAGCCGCAGATCCGGCGTTTCCTGGACATCAGCCTGCGCGCGCAGGGCTACCGTGTGCTGCAGGCGGCCACCGGCGGCGACGGCCTGGCGCAGCTGGCCGCGCACGGCGCCGAACTGGTGGTGCTTGACGTGGGCCTGCCCGACCAGGATGGGCACAGCGTGCTGCGCGAACTGCGGCAGTGGTCCGCGGTGCCGGTGATCATGCTCACCGTGCGCGCCGGCGAAGCGGAGAAGGTGCAGGCGCTGGACGCCGGCGCCAACGACTACGTGACCAAGCCGTTCGGCGTGCAGGAACTGATGGCGCGCATCCGCGTGCTGCTGCGCATACAGCCCGCTGCCGGCGAAGCCGAGCCGGTATTCGACGACGGCCACCTGCACATCCACCTGGGCTTGCGCGAGGTGCGCCTGGACGGCGAGCCGCTGCCGCTGAGCCGCAAGGAATACGCACTGCTCGCGCTGCTGCTGCGCCACAGCGGCCGCGTGCTGACCCAGCCGCAACTGCTGCGCGAAGTGTGGGGACCGACCCACCAGGAAGACACCCACTACCTGCGCATCCTGGTCGGCAAACTGCGGCAGAAGCTCGGCGACAGCGCGGTGGCGCCGCGCTACATCGCCACCGAGCCGGGCGTGGGGCTGCGTTTCATCGGCGTGAGCGAACGCAGCGCCTGA
- a CDS encoding sensor histidine kinase KdpD has protein sequence MSDSRTQQADALIGALQRERGGRLTVFLGAAPGVGKTYAMLSRARQLQQQGSEVVVGVVETHGRAETAALLEGLAVQPRQRVEYRGRTLEEMDLDALLARRPPLVLVDELAHRNAPGSRHERRWQDVEELLDAGIDVYSTVNIQHLESLNDVVHRITGIRVGETVPDAIFDRLRDIVLVDLPPRELIERLQQGKVYLPEQAGQALQAFFSPSNLAALRELAMQTAADRVDNDLRDEHAAQGRPGVALRRRVLVAIDGRGQSDYLVRVARRLAERRGAPWSVVTVQTQAQPEEAWQLEVDRAFALARRLGGDAALLHGASVADALLDHAAHNGVSTLLLGRTRERPLARMINRTLTQQLLQRGAHYELVIISSPEARARARRRWRSPGHWLSRDDLAFATVASLLAVAVAWIAERWVGIDDLSMVFIVAVVMVAAKTRMAAAVLSALLSFFAYNFFFIEPRYTLHIGARQGVVTVLLFLVAALVAGRLASRLRMQVLALRAANAQTTALQRLGRELTSAADLGQVLEAGRRALAATLEAEAWVRLQPLEVAHAAAQDGAHDYATSMAAVDRSAADWAQRHGQATGRFTDTLAGASWWFLPVRHERGAIGVVGLKFAAGVQRPGLEQQRLAEAMVEDIGQAALRTRLVADLESARVSGETERLRSALLSSVSHDLRSPLAAMIGAASSLASYGQAMDAEDRRSLLETIQLEGERLDRYIQNLLDMTKLGHTGLTLNRDWIDVDELIGSAARRLQRYQPQVRLDIALAAELPTLWVHPALVEQAIFNVLENAAKFSPEGEAIRVAAAMVDGRLRIDIGDRGPGIPEDERARIFDMFYSVERGDRGRHGTGLGLTICQGMIGAHGGSVEALPGADGRGTTIRITLPLIEPAAPPPRPDAD, from the coding sequence ATGTCCGACTCACGCACCCAGCAGGCCGATGCGCTGATCGGCGCACTCCAGCGCGAACGCGGCGGGCGCCTGACCGTGTTCCTGGGCGCGGCGCCCGGCGTCGGCAAGACCTACGCGATGCTGTCGCGCGCGCGCCAGCTGCAGCAGCAGGGCAGCGAGGTGGTGGTCGGCGTGGTCGAGACCCATGGCCGCGCCGAGACCGCCGCCTTGTTGGAAGGGCTGGCCGTGCAGCCGCGGCAGCGCGTTGAGTACCGCGGCCGCACGCTCGAGGAAATGGACCTGGACGCGCTGCTGGCACGGCGCCCGCCGCTGGTGCTGGTCGACGAACTCGCCCACCGCAACGCGCCCGGCAGCCGCCACGAGCGGCGCTGGCAGGATGTGGAGGAACTGCTCGACGCCGGCATCGACGTCTACAGCACGGTCAACATCCAGCACCTGGAAAGCCTCAACGACGTAGTCCATCGCATCACCGGTATCCGCGTCGGCGAGACCGTGCCCGATGCGATCTTCGACCGCCTGCGCGACATCGTGCTGGTCGACCTGCCGCCGCGCGAACTGATCGAACGCCTGCAGCAAGGCAAGGTCTACCTGCCCGAGCAGGCGGGGCAGGCGCTGCAGGCGTTCTTCTCGCCGTCGAACCTGGCCGCGTTGCGCGAACTGGCGATGCAGACCGCGGCCGACCGCGTCGACAACGACCTGCGCGACGAGCACGCCGCGCAGGGCCGGCCCGGCGTGGCGTTGCGGCGGCGGGTGCTGGTGGCGATCGACGGGCGCGGCCAGTCCGACTATCTGGTGCGGGTGGCGCGGCGCCTGGCCGAGCGCCGCGGCGCGCCGTGGAGCGTGGTCACCGTGCAGACCCAGGCGCAGCCGGAGGAAGCCTGGCAACTGGAGGTCGATCGCGCCTTCGCGCTGGCGCGGCGGCTCGGCGGCGACGCCGCGCTGCTGCACGGCGCCAGCGTGGCCGATGCGCTGCTCGACCACGCCGCGCACAACGGCGTGTCCACGCTGCTGCTCGGCCGCACCCGCGAACGGCCGCTGGCGCGGATGATCAACCGCACGCTCACCCAGCAGCTGCTGCAGCGCGGCGCGCACTACGAGCTGGTCATCATCAGCTCGCCGGAGGCGCGCGCACGTGCGCGGCGGCGCTGGCGCAGTCCTGGCCACTGGCTGTCGCGCGACGACCTGGCGTTCGCCACGGTCGCCTCGCTGCTGGCGGTGGCGGTGGCCTGGATCGCCGAACGCTGGGTCGGCATCGACGACCTGTCGATGGTGTTCATCGTCGCGGTGGTGATGGTCGCGGCGAAGACGCGCATGGCCGCGGCGGTGCTGTCTGCGCTGCTGAGCTTCTTCGCCTACAACTTCTTCTTCATCGAACCGCGCTACACGCTGCACATCGGCGCGCGCCAGGGCGTGGTCACGGTGCTGCTGTTCCTGGTCGCGGCGCTGGTCGCCGGGCGGCTGGCGTCGCGGCTGCGCATGCAGGTGCTGGCGCTGCGCGCGGCCAACGCGCAGACCACCGCGCTGCAGCGGCTGGGCCGCGAACTGACCAGCGCCGCCGACCTGGGCCAGGTGCTGGAGGCCGGTCGCCGCGCGCTGGCCGCCACGCTCGAGGCCGAGGCCTGGGTGCGGCTGCAGCCGCTGGAGGTGGCGCACGCCGCGGCGCAGGACGGCGCGCACGACTACGCGACGTCGATGGCGGCGGTGGATCGCAGTGCCGCCGACTGGGCGCAGCGCCACGGCCAGGCCACCGGCCGCTTCACCGACACCCTGGCCGGCGCCAGCTGGTGGTTCCTGCCGGTGCGCCACGAGCGCGGCGCGATCGGCGTGGTCGGGCTGAAATTCGCCGCCGGCGTGCAGCGCCCGGGGCTGGAACAGCAGCGCCTGGCCGAGGCCATGGTCGAGGACATCGGCCAGGCCGCGCTGCGCACGCGGCTGGTCGCCGACCTGGAAAGCGCGCGGGTCAGCGGCGAGACCGAACGCCTGCGCTCGGCGCTGCTGTCGTCGGTGTCGCACGACCTGCGCTCGCCGCTGGCGGCGATGATCGGCGCGGCCAGCAGCCTGGCCAGCTACGGCCAGGCGATGGACGCGGAGGACCGCCGCAGCCTGCTGGAGACGATCCAACTGGAGGGCGAGCGCCTGGACCGCTACATCCAGAACCTGCTCGACATGACCAAGCTCGGCCACACCGGGCTGACCTTGAACCGCGACTGGATCGACGTGGACGAACTGATCGGCTCGGCCGCGCGGCGGCTGCAGCGCTACCAGCCGCAGGTGCGCCTGGACATCGCCCTGGCCGCCGAACTGCCGACGCTGTGGGTGCATCCGGCGCTGGTCGAGCAGGCGATCTTCAACGTGCTGGAAAACGCGGCGAAATTTTCGCCGGAGGGCGAGGCGATCCGTGTCGCCGCGGCGATGGTCGACGGGCGCCTGCGCATCGACATCGGCGACCGCGGCCCGGGCATTCCCGAGGACGAGCGCGCGCGCATCTTCGACATGTTCTACAGCGTCGAGCGCGGCGACCGCGGCCGCCACGGCACCGGCCTGGGCCTGACCATCTGCCAGGGCATGATCGGCGCGCACGGCGGCAGCGTCGAGGCGCTGCCCGGCGCCGATGGCCGCGGCACCACGATCCGCATTACTCTGCCGTTGATCGAACCCGCCGCCCCGCCGCCCCGCCCCGATGCCGACTGA
- the kdpC gene encoding potassium-transporting ATPase subunit KdpC, translating into MNVSPVSSSYREPLRWRAAVVLPLLVLGAAALYSLLSTLLAGALFPAQANGSLLQRDGRMLGSALVAQPFAAPGYFQPRPSAAKFDPMAAAGSNQARSNPELQKRIADARASVAARDGVAPAQVADDLLTQSGSGMDPDISVAAAQQQVARVAKARELPVATVAALVAAQAQPRQFGVLGQPRVNVLALNLALDKAGNGETGIGNGEKQKP; encoded by the coding sequence ATGAACGTTTCCCCGGTCTCTTCTTCCTACCGCGAACCGCTGCGCTGGCGCGCCGCCGTGGTACTGCCGCTGCTGGTGCTGGGCGCCGCCGCGCTGTATTCGCTGCTGTCCACCCTGCTCGCCGGCGCGCTGTTTCCGGCGCAGGCCAACGGCAGCCTGTTGCAACGCGATGGCCGCATGCTCGGCTCGGCGCTGGTCGCGCAGCCGTTCGCCGCGCCCGGCTATTTCCAGCCGCGGCCGTCGGCGGCCAAGTTCGACCCGATGGCCGCGGCCGGCAGCAACCAGGCGCGCAGCAATCCCGAGCTGCAGAAGCGCATCGCCGATGCGCGCGCCAGCGTCGCCGCGCGCGACGGCGTCGCCCCGGCGCAGGTGGCGGACGACCTGCTGACCCAGTCCGGCAGCGGCATGGACCCGGACATCAGCGTGGCCGCGGCGCAACAGCAGGTGGCGCGCGTGGCCAAGGCGCGCGAACTGCCGGTGGCGACCGTCGCCGCGTTGGTCGCCGCCCAGGCGCAGCCGCGCCAGTTCGGCGTGCTCGGCCAGCCGCGGGTGAATGTGCTGGCGCTGAATCTGGCGTTGGACAAAGCCGGGAATGGGGAGACGGGAATCGGGAATGGAGAAAAGCAAAAGCCGTAG
- the kdpB gene encoding potassium-transporting ATPase subunit KdpB, giving the protein MSTPLPQASSSVHKPGLLDGPALRAALRASVLKLSPRHLLGSPVMAVVFAGTLLSALITVAGQGAPAFGWAVTAILLITVLFGNFAEAVAEARGRGQAASLRRARKDLVARRVSSAQLDGETSIPAAELKPGDLVVISAGELIPADGEIVHGVATINEAAVTGESAPVLREAGTDRSGVIGGTKVLSDEIVVKVTAEPGHSFLDRMIALVEGANRQKTPNEIALTMLLAAMTLTFLIVVASLPIIAGYVGVRIDPLLLIALLVCLIPTTIGGLLPAIGIAGMNRALSANVLAKSGKAVEVAGDVDVLLLDKTGTITYGDRQATAFHALSGVDAVQLREAAMLSSLADPTPEGKSIVRLAREQGMPPADPDGASFVAFTAQTRMSGVDLAAQGQQLPRSIRKGAADAVIRHVTALGGQVPAELKGRVEQVARSGATPLVVAEGRHVLGVVELSDVVKHGVREKFARLRAMGVKTVMITGDNPLTAAAIAAEAGVDDYIAEATPEDKLARIRAEQAGGRLVAMVGDGTNDAPALAQADVGLAMNSGTQAAKEAGNMVDLDSDPAKLLAVVEVGKQQLITRGALTTFSLANDVSKYFAILPALFAASIPQMAALNVMRLSSPVHAVLAALIFNALVIPALIPLALRGVRFTPATATSLLRRNMLIYGVGGVLLPFVGIKLIDMILVALG; this is encoded by the coding sequence ATGAGCACCCCGCTTCCGCAAGCTTCTTCCTCCGTCCACAAGCCCGGTCTGCTCGACGGCCCCGCGTTGCGTGCGGCGCTGCGCGCCAGCGTGCTGAAACTTTCGCCACGCCATCTGCTCGGCAGTCCGGTGATGGCGGTGGTGTTCGCCGGCACCTTGCTGTCGGCGCTGATCACCGTGGCCGGGCAGGGCGCACCCGCGTTCGGCTGGGCGGTGACCGCGATCCTGCTGATCACCGTGCTGTTCGGCAATTTCGCCGAAGCGGTGGCCGAGGCGCGCGGTCGCGGCCAGGCCGCCTCGCTGCGGCGCGCACGCAAGGACCTGGTGGCGCGCCGGGTGAGCAGCGCGCAGTTGGATGGCGAAACCAGCATTCCCGCCGCCGAACTGAAGCCCGGCGACCTGGTGGTGATCTCCGCCGGCGAACTGATCCCGGCCGACGGCGAGATCGTGCACGGCGTGGCCACCATCAACGAAGCCGCGGTCACCGGCGAATCGGCGCCGGTGCTGCGCGAGGCCGGCACCGACCGTTCCGGCGTGATCGGCGGCACCAAGGTCCTGTCCGACGAGATCGTGGTGAAGGTCACCGCCGAGCCGGGCCACAGCTTCCTGGACCGCATGATCGCGCTGGTCGAAGGCGCCAACCGGCAGAAGACCCCGAACGAGATCGCGCTGACCATGCTGCTGGCGGCGATGACCCTGACCTTCCTGATCGTGGTCGCGAGCTTGCCGATCATCGCCGGCTATGTCGGCGTGCGCATCGATCCGCTGCTGCTGATCGCGCTGCTGGTGTGCCTGATCCCGACCACCATCGGCGGGCTGCTGCCGGCGATCGGCATCGCCGGCATGAACCGCGCGCTGTCGGCGAACGTGCTGGCCAAGTCGGGCAAGGCGGTGGAAGTGGCCGGCGACGTCGACGTGCTGCTGCTGGACAAGACCGGCACCATTACCTACGGCGACCGCCAGGCCACCGCGTTCCATGCGCTTAGCGGCGTCGATGCGGTGCAACTGCGCGAGGCGGCGATGCTGTCCTCGCTGGCCGACCCGACCCCGGAAGGCAAGTCGATCGTGCGCCTGGCGCGCGAGCAGGGCATGCCGCCGGCCGATCCGGACGGCGCCAGCTTCGTCGCCTTCACCGCGCAGACGCGCATGTCCGGCGTCGATCTGGCCGCGCAGGGGCAACAGCTGCCGCGTTCGATCCGCAAGGGCGCGGCCGATGCGGTGATCCGCCACGTCACCGCGCTGGGCGGGCAGGTGCCGGCGGAACTGAAGGGCCGTGTCGAGCAGGTCGCGCGCAGCGGCGCCACGCCGTTGGTGGTGGCCGAGGGCCGGCATGTGCTCGGCGTGGTCGAACTGTCGGACGTGGTCAAGCATGGCGTGCGCGAGAAATTCGCGCGGCTGCGTGCGATGGGCGTCAAGACGGTGATGATCACCGGCGACAACCCGCTCACCGCCGCGGCGATCGCCGCCGAGGCCGGCGTCGACGATTACATCGCCGAGGCCACGCCGGAAGACAAGCTCGCACGCATCCGCGCCGAGCAGGCCGGCGGGCGCCTGGTGGCGATGGTCGGCGACGGCACCAACGACGCGCCGGCGCTGGCCCAGGCCGACGTCGGCCTGGCGATGAACTCGGGCACGCAGGCGGCCAAGGAAGCCGGCAACATGGTCGATCTGGATTCGGATCCGGCCAAGCTGCTGGCGGTGGTGGAAGTGGGCAAGCAGCAGCTGATCACCCGCGGCGCGCTGACCACCTTCTCGCTGGCCAACGACGTGTCCAAGTACTTCGCGATCCTGCCGGCGCTGTTCGCCGCCTCGATCCCGCAGATGGCGGCGCTGAACGTGATGCGCCTGTCCAGCCCGGTGCATGCGGTGCTGGCCGCGTTGATCTTCAACGCGCTGGTGATTCCGGCGCTGATCCCGCTGGCGTTGCGAGGCGTGCGCTTCACCCCGGCCACGGCGACCTCGCTGCTGCGCCGGAACATGCTGATCTACGGCGTCGGCGGCGTGCTGCTGCCGTTCGTCGGGATCAAATTGATCGACATGATCCTGGTGGCGCTGGGCTGA
- the kdpA gene encoding potassium-transporting ATPase subunit KdpA, whose protein sequence is MIDTLLVYALALLLGWPLGLYLAKVMRGAPMRGDALFGWIERPLYRLLGTDPARGMSWRGYAGAFLASNLVLGVLVFVLFVTQAWLPLNPDAVPNMRWDVALHTMVSFLTNTDQQHYSGQAQLSYLSQAVGVVGLQFVTPMMGLALVVATLRALFGGRTAAANGGSQSATLSVDEADVGNYWADVIRPTLRFLLPLCLLWTVLLTQQGVPSTLAAGPTATPLDASAGMAAQKIPLGPVAAMVAIKQLGTNGGGWYGPNSAMALENPTPFSNLLEMLAIVLIPVAIAFMVGPFTGRRKFTVLVFGSMLAMSLASTAVSVWSEGHSASTASAALMEGKEVRFGADASAAWSSLTTQTSNGSVNAMHDSLAPLTGGVAMVNMLVNAIWGGIGCGLQQFLVYLLLSVFLAGLMTGRTPELFGRKIEAGEVRLLALLILLQPLVLLGFTALTLAMPAAITATSNPGFHGISQVFYEYTSAFANNGSGFEGLGDGIPWWNLTCTLVLILGRYPALIVPLIVAAQMARKRVAPETGGSLQVETPTFALTLIAVIAVLTVLQFTPALVLGPIADHLTLAAH, encoded by the coding sequence ATGATCGATACATTGCTTGTCTATGCGCTCGCGCTGCTGCTGGGTTGGCCGCTGGGTCTGTACCTGGCCAAGGTGATGCGCGGTGCGCCGATGCGCGGCGACGCGCTGTTCGGCTGGATCGAACGCCCGCTGTACCGCCTGCTGGGCACCGATCCGGCGCGCGGCATGAGCTGGCGCGGCTATGCCGGCGCGTTCCTGGCCAGCAACCTGGTGCTGGGCGTGCTGGTGTTCGTCCTGTTCGTGACTCAGGCGTGGCTGCCGCTGAATCCCGATGCGGTGCCCAACATGCGCTGGGATGTGGCGCTGCACACCATGGTCTCGTTCCTGACCAACACCGACCAGCAGCATTACTCCGGCCAGGCGCAGCTGTCGTATCTGTCGCAGGCGGTGGGCGTGGTCGGGCTGCAGTTCGTCACCCCGATGATGGGTCTGGCACTGGTGGTGGCGACGCTGCGCGCGCTGTTTGGAGGGCGAACGGCCGCGGCGAACGGCGGTTCGCAGAGCGCCACGCTCAGCGTCGACGAAGCCGACGTCGGCAACTACTGGGCCGATGTGATCCGGCCGACGCTGCGCTTCCTGCTGCCGCTGTGCCTGCTGTGGACCGTGCTGCTGACCCAGCAGGGCGTGCCGTCCACGCTGGCCGCCGGCCCCACCGCGACACCGCTGGACGCCAGCGCCGGCATGGCCGCGCAGAAGATCCCGCTCGGCCCGGTCGCGGCGATGGTGGCGATCAAGCAGCTCGGCACCAACGGCGGCGGCTGGTACGGCCCCAACAGCGCGATGGCGCTGGAGAACCCGACCCCGTTCTCCAATCTGCTGGAGATGCTGGCGATCGTGCTGATCCCGGTGGCGATCGCGTTCATGGTCGGCCCGTTCACCGGCCGGCGCAAATTCACCGTGCTGGTGTTCGGCAGCATGCTGGCGATGTCGCTGGCCTCCACCGCGGTGTCGGTGTGGTCCGAAGGCCATTCGGCCAGTACCGCGAGCGCGGCGCTGATGGAAGGCAAGGAAGTGCGCTTCGGCGCCGATGCCTCGGCGGCGTGGTCGTCGCTGACCACGCAGACCTCCAACGGCTCGGTCAATGCGATGCACGATTCGCTGGCGCCGCTGACCGGCGGCGTGGCCATGGTCAACATGCTGGTCAACGCGATCTGGGGTGGCATCGGCTGCGGCCTGCAGCAGTTCCTGGTGTACCTGCTGCTCAGCGTGTTCCTGGCCGGGCTGATGACCGGACGCACGCCGGAGCTGTTCGGGCGCAAGATCGAAGCCGGCGAAGTGCGCCTGCTGGCCTTGCTGATCCTGCTGCAGCCGCTGGTGCTGCTCGGCTTCACCGCGTTGACCCTGGCCATGCCGGCGGCGATCACCGCCACCTCCAATCCCGGCTTCCACGGCATCAGCCAGGTGTTCTACGAGTACACCTCGGCGTTCGCCAACAACGGCTCCGGCTTCGAAGGCCTCGGCGACGGCATCCCCTGGTGGAACCTGACCTGCACGCTGGTGCTGATCCTGGGCCGCTATCCGGCGCTGATCGTGCCGCTGATCGTGGCCGCGCAGATGGCGCGCAAGCGCGTGGCGCCGGAAACCGGCGGCAGTCTGCAGGTGGAAACGCCGACCTTCGCGCTGACCCTGATCGCGGTCATCGCGGTCCTGACCGTTCTGCAATTCACGCCGGCACTGGTGTTGGGCCCGATCGCCGATCACCTGACGCTTGCCGCGCACTGA
- a CDS encoding potassium-transporting ATPase subunit F — protein MPTWLSLICGMAVIVAAGYLLYVILRPEDF, from the coding sequence ATGCCGACCTGGCTATCGCTGATCTGCGGCATGGCGGTGATCGTCGCCGCCGGCTACCTGTTGTACGTGATTTTGCGTCCCGAAGATTTCTGA